A genome region from Hevea brasiliensis isolate MT/VB/25A 57/8 chromosome 9, ASM3005281v1, whole genome shotgun sequence includes the following:
- the LOC110654794 gene encoding calcium-dependent protein kinase 26, protein MDIPNINGIDQPSLPSCKCYKVSNLTQTILDATEISNFKDRYVLGEQLGWGRFGVIRACSDKMTGELLACKSIAKDRLVTPEDVRSVKLEIEIMTRLFGHPNVVNLEAVYEEDKYVHLLMELCAGGELFHQLEKYGRFSEHDAQVIFRHLMQVVQYCHENGIVHRDLKPENVLLATKSSSSPIKLADFGLATYIKPGYNLHGTVGSPFYIAPEVLAGGYNQAADVWSAGVILYILLSGMPPFWGKTKSRIFDAVRAADLRFPPNPWDQISASAKDLITGMLCVDPSKRLSTGQVLAHSWMQDCAETTQSYKQDNLDFEHLEMGGDSFSIPFITRGQDYSFSYGSPVTGEGQEEQSPTFTSFSSLLADNDTPCSASGGFSFSNCDESGATEFPTTIPSMLSFTFFGPNSAVEKGEVAFGFNPIESNMDSIHGESTTEKPFVLPDTSSVKRGVGEIMQRSEFRREGINGSRVSSIHSRRNHTIGLGELDQLNIIVTESIIRWASCTQIPTAPSLRLSLVC, encoded by the exons ATGGATATTCCCAATATCAATGGCATCGACCAGCCTTCATTACCATCTTGCAAATGTTACAAAGTATCAAACTTGACTCAGACTATTTTGGATGCTactgaaatttcaaattttaaagatCGGTATGTCCTTGGTGAGCAATTGGGATGGGGTCGATTTGGTGTTATAAGGGCATGCTCAGATAAGATGACTGGTGAGCTTTTGGCTTGCAAATCTATTGCTAAAGATAGATTGGTCACACCTGAAGATGTGCGGAGTGTGAAGCTTGAAATTGAAATAATGACTAGGTTATTTGGGCATCCAAATGTCGTAAATCTTGAAGCAGTCTATGAAGAGGATAAATATGTGCATCTGTTGATGGAGTTATGTGCAGGAGGAGAGCTTTTTCACCAGCTTGAGAAGTATGGGAGGTTCTCAGAACATGACGCTCAGGTTATTTTTAGGCATCTTATGCAAGTGGTTCAATACTGTCATGAGAATGGCATTGTGCACAGAGATTTGAAGCCAGAGAACGTTCTCTTAGCCACCAAGTCTTCATCATCACCAATCAAATTGGCAGACTTTGGTCTTGCAACTTACATAAAACCAG GGTATAATTTGCATGGAACGGTCGGAAGCCCATTTTATATTGCCCCTGAGGTACTGGCTGGAGGATATAACCAGGCTGCTGATGTGTGGAGTGCTGGTGTAATTCTTTACATTCTTCTTAGTGGGATGCCTCCATTCTGGGGAAAGACTAAATCAAGGATCTTTGATGCAGTTAGGGCTGCTGATCTTCGGTTCCCTCCTAATCCATGGGATCAAATATCAGCATCTGCAAAGGACTTGATAACTGGAATGCTTTGCGTGGATCCTTCAAAGAGGCTCAGTACTGGTCAAGTTTTAG CTCACTCCTGGATGCAGGATTGTGCAGAGACAACTCAATCTTACAAGCAGGACAACTTAGACTTTGAACATCTAGAAATGGGTGGTGATTCTTTCTCTATCCCGTTTATTACAAGGGGTCAAGACTATAGTTTCAGCTATGGATCACCTGTAACTGGTGAAGGTCAAGAGGAGCAATCCCCTACATTTACATCATTTTCTTCATTGCTAGCCGACAACGATACTCCATGCTCTGCATCAGGAGGTTTCTCTTTTAGCAACTGTGATGAATCCGGTGCAACAGAGTTCCCAACCACAATCCCATCAATGTTAAGCTTTACCTTCTTCGGTCCAAATTCTGCAGTTGAGAAAGGAGAGGTTGCCTTTGGATTTAACCCCATTGAGTCAAATATGGATTCAATTCATGGAG AGTCCACCACAGAAAAGCCATTTGTATTGCCAGACACATCTTCTGTGAAACGTGGAGTAGGAGAAATAATGCAAAGGTCGGAATTTCGACGAGAAGGAATCAATGGGTCAAGGGTTTCCAGCATCCACAGCAGAAGGAATCACACCATTGGACTTGGCGAGCTTGATCAACTTAATATCATAGTCACTGAGTCAATCATCCGCTGGGCATCATGTACACAAATCCCAACTGCCCCATCACTTAGATTATCACTTGTTTGCTAG